The DNA sequence TATGTCTTTTGCTGCAATCGGAGAATTATTAAAAAATAGAGTTGGTAAGGGTCATTTTAATGAGAAAGTGGTGGCGGCTTTGGTGTGCGAAGAATTTGATAAAATTATCTTTGGGATTTGGGGGGAGAAAATCAAAGAGAGCGCTAAGGCCCTATATTTAAAAAACAATATATTGACGGTCGCTTGTCTGTCGCCGGTGGTAGCCCAGGAAATAAGAATAAAGGAATATGAAATTTTAGAAGAACTGAATAAAAAATTTGCTCCAGAAGATAGA is a window from the Candidatus Kuenenbacteria bacterium genome containing:
- a CDS encoding DUF721 domain-containing protein gives rise to the protein MSFAAIGELLKNRVGKGHFNEKVVAALVCEEFDKIIFGIWGEKIKESAKALYLKNNILTVACLSPVVAQEIRIKEYEILEELNKKFAPEDRIVEKLRILI